A window of the Microbacterium sp. AZCO genome harbors these coding sequences:
- a CDS encoding Glu/Leu/Phe/Val dehydrogenase dimerization domain-containing protein has protein sequence MSHHLPLPDFLHERVEVITGRRSGLFIAVALHSSVLGSGLGGARLWTYDHWSDALGDALRLSAAMTLKNAAAGLDAGGGKSVIRLEPGMTLDAERRRAAFLDLGDAVESLHGLYRTAEDVGSTTEDMLVVSERTEHVVGLPDAVGGSGEPAGPTSLGVYESLRATLERVTGSSDVAGRRITIAGLGQVGSRLAVRLAAEGARLAVTDVNPAKRDLALELGAEWAEAGTEHLIPADVFVPAGIGGVLTDEVIDALDAKAVCGPANNPLASHEGADRLAARGILYAPDFVVNAGGVIYLDLEAKHLGTRAEIMDRVAAIGDTVRRIFDEAESRGVTPLEAAEGLAAERLAAGASHGAHALA, from the coding sequence ATGTCGCACCACCTGCCCCTGCCCGACTTCCTGCACGAACGCGTGGAGGTGATCACCGGCCGGCGGAGCGGACTGTTCATCGCCGTCGCGCTGCACTCCTCCGTGCTCGGCTCAGGACTGGGCGGCGCCCGCCTGTGGACGTACGACCACTGGAGCGACGCCCTCGGCGACGCCCTGCGCCTCTCGGCCGCCATGACCCTCAAGAACGCCGCCGCGGGTCTCGACGCGGGCGGCGGCAAGTCCGTCATCCGCCTCGAGCCTGGAATGACGCTCGACGCCGAGCGCCGGCGCGCGGCGTTCCTCGACCTCGGCGACGCCGTCGAGTCGCTGCACGGCCTGTACCGCACCGCTGAGGACGTCGGGTCGACGACGGAGGACATGCTCGTCGTGAGCGAGCGCACAGAGCACGTCGTCGGTCTTCCCGACGCCGTCGGCGGCTCGGGCGAGCCCGCCGGACCCACGAGCCTCGGCGTGTACGAGTCGCTGCGCGCGACGCTCGAGCGCGTGACCGGATCGTCGGACGTCGCGGGTCGCCGCATCACCATCGCGGGACTCGGCCAGGTCGGCAGCCGCCTCGCCGTGCGCCTCGCGGCGGAGGGCGCGCGCCTCGCGGTCACCGACGTCAATCCGGCCAAGCGCGACCTGGCTCTCGAGCTCGGCGCCGAGTGGGCCGAGGCGGGCACCGAGCACCTCATTCCGGCCGACGTCTTCGTGCCCGCGGGCATCGGCGGCGTCCTCACGGACGAGGTCATCGACGCGCTGGACGCGAAGGCCGTCTGCGGTCCGGCCAACAACCCCCTCGCCTCGCACGAAGGTGCCGACCGTCTCGCCGCGCGCGGCATCCTGTACGCCCCCGACTTCGTCGTGAACGCGGGCGGCGTCATCTACCTCGACCTTGAGGCGAAGCACCTCGGCACGCGCGCCGAGATCATGGATCGCGTCGCCGCGATCGGCGACACGGTGCGCCGCATCTTCGACGAGGCGGAGTCCCGCGGGGTCACGCCGCTCGAGGCAGCCGAAGGGCTCGCCGCCGAGCGCCTCGCCGCCGGCGCGTCGCACGGCGCCCACGCGCTCGCCTGA
- a CDS encoding AMP-binding protein, giving the protein MFSSPYPDVEIPDVSVYDFLFGSLTADDAARVALIDPATGAETTYGALRAQVDAFAGALAARGVGVGTTVALLCPNVPAFATVFHGILRAGATVTTINSLYTAGEIGKQLEDAHATWFVTVSPLLAQASTAAEAVGIPHERVIVLDGAHGHLNLRELLTEQHAAPEVSFDPATHVAVLPYSSGTTGVPKGVMLSHRNLIANVQQSRVNIDLKADDRVLAVLPFFHIYGMTVLLNLALRQRASLVTMPKFDLVEFLTNIQNFGCTYLYIAPPIAVALAKHPIVDQFDISSVHTVFSGAAPLDGETAEAAGARIHARMMQGYGMSELSPVSHAMPHDRHDIPVSSVGTMLPNEQCKLVDTETGEEITELGEGGVTKPGELWVKGPNVMLGYLNNPQATAETLDADGFLHTGDIAVYHEGGYFSIVDRVKELIKYKGYQIAPAELEALLLSHPKVMDAAVIGVLDDDKQEIPKAFVVAAPDSGLTADDVMSFVSEHVAPHKKVRRVEFIEAIPKSTSGKILRKDLRARELAHA; this is encoded by the coding sequence GTGTTCTCAAGCCCGTACCCCGATGTCGAGATCCCCGACGTCAGCGTCTACGACTTCCTCTTCGGGTCCCTCACCGCCGATGATGCGGCCCGCGTCGCCCTCATCGACCCGGCCACCGGGGCCGAGACGACGTACGGCGCCCTGCGTGCCCAGGTCGACGCGTTCGCCGGAGCGCTCGCCGCGCGCGGTGTGGGCGTCGGCACGACCGTCGCGCTCCTCTGCCCCAACGTTCCGGCCTTCGCGACCGTGTTCCACGGCATCCTGCGAGCCGGCGCCACCGTCACGACGATCAACTCGCTCTACACGGCAGGCGAGATCGGGAAGCAGCTCGAGGACGCCCACGCCACCTGGTTCGTGACGGTCTCCCCCCTGCTCGCCCAGGCCTCGACCGCCGCCGAAGCCGTCGGGATTCCGCACGAGCGGGTCATCGTCCTCGATGGGGCGCACGGGCACCTGAACCTCCGCGAGCTCCTCACCGAGCAGCACGCGGCGCCAGAGGTGAGCTTCGACCCCGCGACGCATGTTGCCGTGCTCCCCTACTCGTCGGGCACGACGGGCGTGCCCAAGGGCGTCATGCTCAGCCACCGCAATCTCATCGCCAATGTGCAGCAGTCGCGGGTCAACATCGACCTCAAGGCCGATGACCGCGTGCTCGCGGTGCTGCCGTTCTTCCACATCTACGGCATGACGGTGCTCCTCAACCTCGCTCTTCGTCAGCGGGCGAGCCTCGTCACGATGCCCAAGTTCGACCTCGTCGAGTTCCTCACGAACATCCAGAACTTCGGCTGCACCTACCTCTACATCGCGCCGCCCATCGCGGTCGCCCTGGCGAAGCATCCCATCGTCGATCAGTTCGACATCTCGAGCGTCCACACCGTCTTCTCGGGCGCTGCACCGCTCGACGGCGAGACGGCCGAGGCCGCCGGCGCCCGCATCCACGCCCGCATGATGCAGGGCTACGGCATGAGCGAGCTCAGCCCCGTCTCGCACGCGATGCCCCACGACCGCCACGACATCCCGGTCAGCTCGGTCGGCACGATGCTCCCCAACGAGCAGTGCAAGCTCGTCGACACCGAGACGGGCGAGGAGATCACCGAACTCGGCGAGGGCGGCGTCACGAAGCCCGGCGAGCTGTGGGTGAAGGGCCCGAACGTCATGCTCGGGTACCTCAACAACCCCCAGGCGACGGCCGAGACGCTCGACGCCGACGGCTTCCTGCACACCGGCGACATCGCGGTGTATCACGAGGGCGGCTACTTCTCGATCGTCGACCGCGTGAAGGAGCTCATCAAGTACAAGGGCTACCAGATCGCTCCCGCTGAGCTCGAGGCGCTGCTCCTGTCGCACCCGAAGGTGATGGATGCCGCGGTCATCGGCGTCCTCGACGACGACAAGCAGGAGATCCCCAAGGCGTTCGTCGTCGCGGCTCCCGACTCCGGCCTCACCGCCGACGACGTCATGTCGTTCGTGTCGGAGCACGTCGCCCCGCACAAGAAGGTGCGGCGCGTGGAGTTCATCGAGGCGATCCCGAAGTCGACCTCCGGCAAGATCCTCCGCAAGGACCTGCGCGCGCGCGAGCTCGCGCACGCCTGA
- a CDS encoding MFS transporter: MKNWLVIVILAVAQFVMVLDSTVMNVSISQVASDLGTTITGLQAAITFYALTMAAFMLTGGKLGDKWGRRRAFTIGSIIYGIGSLLTGLSQNIGMLLFGWSLVEGLGAVLVIPAIAALAAINYTGKARVAAFSILGAVTGLAAAAGPLIGGYLTTYASWRYVFFAETIVMIVVLIFTRRIKDVPNDPKLKIDLLSVILSAGGMALLVLGVLQSKTWGWFVPLNPPTINGVEIAPLGVSPVTYLIIGGILVLWWFLKRQAKLERAGANPLLKVSMLTIPALRGGLAGFLVQYFAIAALFFVVPVYLQTILGFNALETGLKILPLSAGLIVCSILGSWLTSRRSAKYIARAGQATMAIGMLFVLIAIGPELSGWAFPVGMFVIGAGFGLLASQLGNVNMNAVSKDDTSEVGGLQGTFQNLGSSFGTAIVGSVFILLLASGFGAAVAQNATIDANTRTQVNEYLEQGVPIISQEQAKDLVVKAGGSEEVATAVAQDYADSQVEALKQALFIVFGLLVLSLMLSRNLPAEVVAKPEEEIEEAAAT, translated from the coding sequence ATGAAGAACTGGCTCGTCATCGTCATCCTCGCCGTGGCGCAATTCGTGATGGTGCTCGACAGCACGGTCATGAACGTCTCGATCTCTCAGGTCGCCAGCGACCTCGGCACGACGATCACGGGCCTGCAGGCGGCCATCACGTTCTACGCGCTGACGATGGCGGCGTTCATGCTCACGGGCGGCAAGCTCGGCGACAAGTGGGGGCGCCGGCGCGCGTTCACGATCGGCTCGATCATCTACGGCATCGGCTCACTCCTGACGGGACTCAGCCAGAACATCGGGATGCTGCTCTTCGGCTGGTCGCTCGTCGAGGGCCTCGGCGCTGTGCTCGTCATCCCGGCCATCGCCGCCCTCGCCGCGATCAACTACACGGGCAAGGCGCGGGTCGCGGCCTTCTCGATCCTCGGCGCCGTGACGGGCCTCGCCGCCGCAGCCGGTCCGCTCATCGGCGGCTATCTCACGACCTACGCGTCGTGGCGCTACGTCTTCTTCGCCGAGACGATCGTCATGATCGTCGTCCTCATCTTCACGCGCCGCATCAAGGACGTGCCGAACGACCCGAAGCTCAAGATCGACCTCCTGAGCGTCATCCTGTCGGCGGGCGGCATGGCCCTGCTCGTCCTCGGCGTGCTGCAGAGCAAGACCTGGGGCTGGTTCGTCCCGCTGAACCCGCCGACGATCAACGGCGTCGAGATCGCCCCGCTCGGCGTCTCGCCGGTCACGTACCTCATCATCGGCGGCATCCTCGTGCTCTGGTGGTTCCTCAAGCGCCAGGCGAAGCTCGAGCGCGCCGGGGCGAACCCGCTCCTCAAGGTCAGCATGCTCACGATCCCGGCCCTTCGCGGCGGGCTGGCAGGCTTCCTCGTGCAGTACTTCGCGATCGCGGCGCTGTTCTTCGTCGTGCCCGTGTACCTCCAGACGATCCTGGGTTTCAACGCCCTCGAGACGGGGCTCAAGATCCTCCCGCTGTCGGCAGGCCTGATCGTTTGCTCGATCCTGGGGTCGTGGCTCACCTCGCGCCGCTCGGCGAAGTACATCGCCCGCGCGGGCCAGGCGACAATGGCGATCGGCATGCTCTTCGTGCTCATCGCGATCGGCCCCGAGCTGTCGGGCTGGGCGTTCCCCGTCGGCATGTTCGTCATCGGCGCGGGCTTCGGTCTGCTCGCCTCGCAGCTCGGCAACGTCAACATGAACGCCGTCTCGAAGGACGACACCTCCGAGGTGGGCGGCCTGCAGGGCACGTTCCAGAACCTCGGCTCCTCGTTCGGCACCGCGATCGTGGGCTCTGTCTTCATCCTCCTGCTCGCGTCGGGCTTCGGCGCGGCCGTCGCGCAGAACGCGACGATCGACGCCAACACCCGGACTCAGGTGAACGAGTACCTCGAGCAGGGCGTGCCGATCATCTCCCAGGAGCAGGCGAAGGATCTCGTCGTCAAGGCCGGAGGGTCGGAGGAGGTCGCGACCGCCGTCGCGCAGGACTACGCCGACTCGCAGGTCGAGGCCCTCAAGCAGGCGCTGTTCATCGTCTTCGGGCTCCTCGTGCTCTCGCTCATGCTGTCGCGCAACCTCCCCGCGGAGGTCGTGGCGAAGCCCGAGGAGGAGATCGAGGAAGCCGCGGCGACCTGA
- a CDS encoding large exoprotein yields the protein MGGQVLGGGVIVLVAALLWLVYLLPSWASRRQYDAAERNAVRLNQALRVLAETSETPEEVRLELNARTALAQQRLARRALAEQEELAKRTQTELDQARLEEARTALAAARDLPAARRARARRRARLLTSSIALASLGLMATGVWDLVATGGWAVLAWGVGLMTVCIVLLRRMARVGRAPAVVQTMDAATRAPLAVQDVALQADERAWAPRELPRPLTASAGSRAAAVLDAVDAREKLREAALEEAMRARVDAQRPPSIQTARRTRDGSASGEFGRAGHVDDAEIEAHVRRLLERRASGE from the coding sequence ATGGGTGGGCAGGTGCTGGGTGGGGGAGTCATCGTCCTCGTCGCCGCGCTCCTCTGGCTCGTCTACCTGCTGCCCTCGTGGGCGAGCCGCCGGCAGTACGACGCCGCCGAGCGCAACGCCGTCCGCCTCAATCAAGCCCTCCGGGTGCTCGCCGAGACGAGCGAGACGCCCGAGGAGGTGCGCCTCGAGCTCAACGCCCGCACGGCGCTCGCGCAGCAGCGCCTCGCGCGCCGCGCCCTCGCCGAGCAGGAGGAGCTCGCCAAGCGCACCCAGACCGAGCTCGACCAGGCCCGGCTCGAGGAAGCCCGCACGGCCCTCGCGGCCGCCCGCGACCTTCCCGCCGCGCGCCGGGCACGCGCACGACGACGCGCGCGACTGCTGACGTCGTCGATTGCGCTGGCATCGCTCGGCCTCATGGCAACGGGAGTCTGGGACCTCGTCGCGACGGGCGGCTGGGCCGTGCTCGCGTGGGGCGTCGGCCTTATGACCGTGTGCATCGTGCTGCTGCGCCGCATGGCTCGCGTCGGTCGTGCGCCGGCCGTCGTGCAGACGATGGATGCCGCGACCCGCGCGCCCCTCGCCGTGCAGGACGTCGCACTCCAGGCCGACGAGCGCGCGTGGGCTCCGCGCGAGCTTCCGCGCCCGCTCACAGCGTCTGCGGGCTCTCGCGCCGCCGCGGTGCTCGACGCGGTCGACGCCCGCGAGAAGCTGCGCGAGGCCGCCCTCGAGGAGGCTATGCGGGCCCGCGTGGACGCGCAGCGTCCGCCGTCGATCCAGACCGCCCGTCGCACCCGCGACGGATCCGCGTCGGGCGAATTCGGGCGCGCCGGACACGTCGACGATGCCGAGATCGAGGCGCATGTCCGGCGCCTGCTCGAGCGTCGCGCGTCGGGCGAGTGA
- a CDS encoding GNAT family protein: protein MELTAPRRHGPVSIRLVRQRDARVLQQELLSNRSWLRPWEATSPDGPVSFDMRLGIRRLLQQYRDGQGVPFVMEYDGEVAGQLNVWGVARGSLASATIGYWVSERFAGRNITPTSVAMATDICFNELRLHRMEICIRPENRASLRVVEKLGFRYEGLRRRFIHIDGDWRDHYAFALVREEVPEGVLERWVQGRAPQDAATIPPADRLHA from the coding sequence TTGGAACTGACCGCTCCCCGTCGCCACGGGCCGGTGTCGATCCGCCTCGTGCGTCAGCGTGATGCCCGGGTGCTGCAGCAGGAGCTGCTGAGCAACCGGTCGTGGCTGCGCCCGTGGGAGGCCACGAGCCCCGACGGTCCCGTCTCGTTCGACATGCGGCTCGGCATCCGCCGACTGCTGCAGCAGTACCGTGACGGCCAGGGCGTGCCCTTCGTCATGGAGTACGACGGCGAGGTCGCCGGGCAGCTCAACGTGTGGGGCGTCGCGCGCGGGTCGCTCGCCTCGGCGACGATCGGCTACTGGGTGAGCGAGCGCTTCGCGGGGCGCAACATCACGCCGACCTCGGTCGCGATGGCGACCGACATCTGCTTCAACGAGCTGCGCCTGCACCGCATGGAGATCTGCATCAGGCCCGAGAACCGCGCGAGCCTGCGCGTCGTCGAGAAGCTCGGCTTCCGCTACGAGGGCCTGCGCCGGCGCTTCATCCACATCGACGGCGACTGGCGCGATCACTACGCCTTCGCGCTCGTGCGCGAAGAGGTGCCCGAGGGCGTTCTCGAGCGCTGGGTGCAGGGACGTGCGCCGCAGGACGCCGCCACGATCCCGCCGGCCGACCGCCTGCACGCCTGA
- the galU gene encoding UTP--glucose-1-phosphate uridylyltransferase GalU: MPHKPFKAVIPAAGLGTRFLPATKAMPKEMLPVVDKPAIQYVVEEATQAGIGDILIIIGRNKNALSNHFDSVPELETNLEKKGDTDKLEKVKRSSDLADIHFVRQGEPKGLGHAVLRARSHVGDNPFAVLLGDDLIDERDPLLTKMLAEHERTGAAIVALMEVDPAHIHMYGAAAVEETGEDGVVKVTGLVEKPKAEDAPSNLAVIGRYVLGPGVFDILERTQPGKGGEIQLTDALQELAADSDGPGVYGVVFRGRRYDTGDRLDYIKAIVQLAADREDLGPDLRPWFKEFAATL, encoded by the coding sequence ATGCCTCACAAGCCCTTCAAAGCGGTGATCCCGGCGGCCGGTCTCGGCACGCGCTTCCTGCCCGCCACCAAGGCCATGCCGAAAGAGATGCTGCCGGTCGTCGACAAGCCGGCTATCCAGTACGTCGTCGAGGAGGCGACGCAGGCCGGCATCGGAGACATCCTCATCATCATCGGTCGCAACAAGAACGCGCTGTCGAACCACTTCGACTCCGTGCCCGAGCTCGAGACCAATCTCGAGAAGAAGGGCGACACCGACAAGCTCGAGAAGGTGAAGCGGTCGAGCGACCTCGCCGACATCCACTTCGTCCGTCAGGGCGAGCCGAAGGGGCTGGGCCACGCCGTGCTGCGCGCCCGCTCGCACGTCGGCGACAACCCCTTCGCGGTGCTCCTCGGCGACGACCTCATCGACGAGCGCGACCCGCTCCTGACGAAGATGCTCGCCGAGCACGAGCGGACCGGCGCCGCGATCGTCGCCCTCATGGAGGTCGACCCCGCCCACATCCACATGTACGGCGCGGCGGCCGTCGAGGAGACCGGCGAAGACGGCGTCGTGAAGGTGACGGGACTCGTGGAGAAGCCGAAGGCGGAGGATGCGCCCTCCAACCTCGCCGTCATCGGCCGCTACGTGCTCGGCCCCGGCGTCTTCGACATCCTGGAGCGCACCCAGCCCGGCAAGGGCGGCGAGATCCAGCTGACCGACGCGCTGCAGGAGCTCGCGGCCGATTCGGACGGTCCCGGCGTGTACGGCGTGGTTTTCCGGGGTCGTCGGTACGACACCGGCGATAGGCTGGACTACATCAAGGCCATCGTGCAACTCGCCGCCGATCGGGAAGATCTCGGGCCCGACTTGCGACCCTGGTTCAAGGAGTTCGCGGCGACACTGTGA
- a CDS encoding 5-formyltetrahydrofolate cyclo-ligase: MSDAIADAKRALRAELRERRQCMSESARDAAARGIAAQLDALVASVGARSISCFLSTSTEPGTRDFVDAAVARGIRVLLPITRNDGLLDWAVATPGGEITEGSLGLPEPVGELLGPIAVNDVDLLVIPAAAVDRSGMRMGWGRGFFDKTLGSMERCPPVYAVIYDSELLDEVPRDVHDQPVTGVVTPTQTLVLSPARR, encoded by the coding sequence ATGTCCGACGCGATCGCCGACGCCAAGCGCGCGCTCCGCGCGGAGCTGCGCGAGCGTCGGCAGTGCATGTCGGAATCGGCTCGGGATGCCGCGGCCCGCGGCATCGCCGCGCAGCTCGACGCGCTCGTGGCGAGTGTCGGCGCACGCTCGATCTCGTGCTTCCTGTCGACCTCGACCGAGCCCGGCACGCGCGACTTCGTCGATGCCGCCGTGGCGCGCGGCATCCGGGTCCTCCTTCCGATCACGCGCAACGACGGGCTGCTCGACTGGGCCGTCGCGACGCCCGGCGGCGAGATCACCGAGGGCAGCCTCGGGCTCCCCGAGCCCGTCGGCGAGCTGCTCGGTCCGATCGCCGTCAACGACGTCGACCTGCTCGTCATCCCCGCCGCGGCCGTCGACCGATCGGGCATGCGGATGGGATGGGGCCGCGGCTTCTTCGACAAGACGCTCGGCTCGATGGAGCGCTGCCCTCCCGTGTACGCCGTCATCTACGACAGCGAGCTCCTCGACGAGGTTCCGCGCGATGTCCACGACCAGCCCGTCACGGGAGTCGTGACCCCCACTCAGACCCTCGTCCTCTCGCCCGCGCGGCGCTGA
- a CDS encoding FmdB family zinc ribbon protein, whose protein sequence is MPTYAYACKQCGHRFDAVQSFADPALTECPECGGQLRKEYGSIGVTFNGSGFYRTDSRSTPKESSGSSSTSSSGGDSSSSSTGSKSEAKASPAAAG, encoded by the coding sequence ATGCCGACCTACGCCTACGCCTGCAAGCAGTGCGGACACCGCTTCGACGCCGTCCAGTCCTTCGCGGACCCCGCCCTCACCGAGTGCCCCGAGTGCGGCGGCCAGCTCCGCAAGGAGTACGGCTCGATCGGCGTCACCTTCAACGGCTCGGGCTTCTACCGCACCGATTCGCGCAGCACGCCGAAGGAGTCGTCCGGCTCGTCGTCGACCTCGTCGTCGGGTGGCGACTCCTCCTCATCTTCGACAGGATCGAAGTCGGAGGCGAAGGCCTCGCCCGCCGCTGCGGGGTAG
- the mscL gene encoding large conductance mechanosensitive channel protein MscL, whose amino-acid sequence MIKGFKEFILRGNVIDLAVAVVIGAAFTGIVNAIVAGLINPLIALVFQADSLNSLVWKVPTLTGGTTIFSWGLIVGAIINFVAVAVVVYFVFVYPMNRLKERQEARRGIGEPDEPSLPTEQELLIQIRDLLEKQSPTPRA is encoded by the coding sequence GTGATCAAGGGCTTCAAGGAGTTCATCCTCCGCGGAAACGTCATCGACCTCGCGGTCGCCGTCGTCATCGGCGCGGCATTCACGGGCATCGTGAACGCGATCGTCGCCGGGCTCATCAATCCTCTGATCGCTCTCGTCTTCCAGGCCGACAGCCTCAACAGTCTCGTCTGGAAGGTGCCCACGCTGACGGGCGGCACGACGATCTTCAGCTGGGGTTTGATCGTGGGCGCGATCATCAACTTCGTCGCCGTCGCGGTCGTCGTCTACTTCGTGTTCGTCTACCCGATGAACCGTCTGAAGGAGCGCCAGGAGGCGCGTCGCGGCATCGGCGAGCCCGACGAGCCGTCGCTGCCGACCGAGCAGGAGCTGCTCATCCAGATCCGCGACCTGCTCGAGAAGCAGTCCCCGACGCCCCGGGCGTAG